Proteins from one Gibbsiella quercinecans genomic window:
- a CDS encoding response regulator translates to MQHELIDVLIIEDEHALAQLHAELIGKHPRLRLVGIASSLAEAKVLLDRMQPKLVLLDNYLPDGKGITLINDRQIICANCSVIFITAASDMDTCSQAIRNGAFDYILKPVSWKRLGQSLERFVQFVEQQRVWKIVDQQNVDSLYQLQAKNYRQDNGSKGIEENTLALIQKLFADEAGRCFSVDDVVSETGLSKTTTRRYLEHSVEAGFLVVEMQYGKIGHPRRMYRRVNGHG, encoded by the coding sequence ATGCAACATGAACTGATAGACGTGCTGATAATCGAAGATGAACACGCGCTTGCGCAGCTTCATGCAGAGCTGATCGGCAAACATCCGCGCTTGCGGCTGGTGGGGATCGCTTCGTCATTGGCGGAAGCGAAGGTGTTGCTGGACAGGATGCAGCCGAAACTGGTTTTGCTCGATAATTATCTGCCGGATGGCAAGGGCATTACGTTGATTAACGATAGGCAGATTATCTGCGCCAACTGTTCGGTAATTTTTATCACCGCCGCCAGCGATATGGATACCTGCAGCCAGGCGATACGCAACGGCGCCTTCGACTATATTCTTAAACCGGTATCGTGGAAGCGGTTGGGCCAATCGTTGGAGCGTTTTGTGCAGTTCGTCGAACAGCAGCGCGTGTGGAAAATCGTCGATCAGCAAAACGTCGATTCGCTCTATCAGTTGCAGGCGAAGAACTACCGCCAGGATAACGGCAGCAAAGGGATTGAAGAGAATACGCTGGCGCTGATACAAAAACTGTTTGCCGATGAGGCCGGGCGCTGTTTTTCCGTCGATGACGTCGTCAGCGAAACGGGCTTAAGTAAAACCACCACCCGTCGTTATCTGGAACATAGTGTAGAAGCTGGTTTTCTGGTGGTCGAAATGCAGTACGGGAAAATTGGCCATCCCCGGCGGATGTACCGCCGGGTAAATGGCCACGGATAA
- a CDS encoding NCS1 family nucleobase:cation symporter-1 codes for MPIPNTNYSPKLCNKDLAPTRDQNWSWYNIFSFWMSDVHSMGGYVVAASFFALGLASWQVLICLLVGICIVQLCANLVAKPSQIAGVPYAVICRQSFGVFGANIPAVIRGLIAFAWYGIQTYLAAHALMLVLLKFFPALNPLTQPHWLGLSALGWICFGIMWLLQAMVFWHGMNAIKRFIDIAGPAVYVVMLALAGWIVYKTGLDNISFTLASKSLSPAEQGWQMVTATALVVSYFSGPLLNFGDFARYGKSMREIRRGNRWGLPFNFLLFSIVTVVIVSGTQSLFGQMITDPIETATRVGNGVAVAIGLLTMITATIGINIVANFVSPAFDFSNCSPQKISFRAGGMIAAVGSVLLTPWNLFHSPELIHYTLDVLGAFIGPLFGILVVDFYLIKRSNIHVDDLFNATPSGRYWYRNGFNPKAIMALLPSVAIGLAISFTPGLHDVANFSWFIGVLLGGGCYRYIARQESAANHGRLLMTTEMSKE; via the coding sequence ATGCCAATCCCGAATACCAATTACAGCCCGAAGCTGTGCAACAAAGACCTGGCGCCAACGCGCGATCAGAACTGGAGCTGGTACAACATCTTTTCTTTCTGGATGTCGGATGTACACAGCATGGGAGGATACGTAGTGGCCGCCAGCTTCTTTGCCCTTGGCCTGGCCAGTTGGCAGGTGCTGATTTGCCTGCTGGTGGGCATTTGCATCGTGCAGCTGTGCGCCAACCTGGTCGCCAAGCCCAGCCAGATTGCCGGCGTGCCGTACGCCGTGATTTGCCGGCAATCCTTTGGCGTGTTCGGCGCCAATATCCCGGCGGTGATCCGCGGGCTGATCGCCTTTGCCTGGTACGGTATCCAGACCTATCTGGCCGCCCATGCGCTGATGCTGGTGCTGCTGAAGTTTTTCCCGGCGCTCAATCCCCTGACGCAGCCCCATTGGCTCGGGCTTTCGGCGCTGGGATGGATCTGCTTTGGCATCATGTGGTTGCTGCAGGCCATGGTGTTCTGGCACGGGATGAATGCGATTAAGCGCTTTATCGATATTGCCGGCCCCGCGGTGTATGTGGTGATGCTCGCCCTGGCCGGCTGGATTGTATACAAGACGGGGCTGGACAATATTTCGTTCACCCTGGCAAGCAAATCCCTTTCGCCTGCGGAGCAAGGCTGGCAGATGGTGACCGCAACGGCGCTGGTAGTGTCTTACTTCTCCGGCCCGCTGCTGAACTTTGGCGATTTTGCCCGCTATGGCAAAAGCATGCGGGAAATCCGGCGCGGCAACCGCTGGGGGCTGCCGTTCAACTTCCTGCTGTTTTCCATCGTGACCGTGGTGATCGTTTCCGGCACGCAGTCGCTGTTCGGCCAGATGATTACCGATCCCATCGAAACCGCCACGCGCGTCGGCAACGGCGTCGCGGTGGCGATTGGCCTGCTGACCATGATCACCGCGACGATCGGCATCAACATTGTGGCGAACTTTGTTTCACCCGCCTTTGACTTCTCCAACTGTTCACCGCAAAAAATCAGCTTCCGCGCCGGCGGTATGATCGCGGCGGTCGGTTCCGTGCTGCTGACGCCGTGGAACCTGTTCCACTCCCCAGAGCTGATCCACTACACGCTGGATGTGCTCGGCGCGTTCATCGGGCCGCTGTTCGGCATCCTGGTCGTCGATTTCTACCTGATTAAACGCAGCAACATCCACGTTGACGATCTGTTCAACGCCACGCCGAGCGGCCGTTACTGGTATCGCAACGGCTTTAACCCCAAGGCGATTATGGCGCTGCTGCCGTCGGTGGCGATCGGCCTGGCGATCAGCTTCACGCCAGGGCTGCATGACGTAGCGAACTTCAGCTGGTTTATCGGCGTGTTGCTGGGGGGCGGCTGCTACCGCTATATAGCGCGCCAGGAGTCTGCCGCAAACCACGGCAGATTATTGATGACCACAGAAATGAGCAAGGAGTAA
- a CDS encoding ATP-binding protein produces MKISFQIKLFISLVLFLSGLFVLLGVYYYKDVGRQLYQEMSARAKIQAEEIAIIPNLRQAVAAKDIPAITQFMHKLAAHSDASFIVIGDNQGMHLFHSVHADVVGKTLIGGDNEEVLQGKSITTIRKGGLGISLRSKAPIFDDNGRVVGIVSVGYLTSYLDNITFGKVIDIFIAAVLLLAALFIFSWFFTRSIKKQIFSLEPREIGLLVRQQKAMMESIYEGVIAIDGESRIEVINQAARKLLGLSQPTRALRGLTIGEVIVPVPFFVHDVMLEKDTHDEICCFNQLTVIASRVRIMLEDKLQGWVITFRDRNEIDTLSAQLSQVKRYVNNLRIMRHEQLNRMTTLSGLLHMERYDEAVRYIQAQSEHAQELLDFISSRFRSPTLCGLLLGKAARAGEKGVELAFDPACRMDRACRLLGEAELISIIGNLLDNAIEATQRAVLPHEPVEVLILLNERELIIEVADRGVGIDPSIREHIFERGMTTKRSGDHGIGLYLIASYVTQSGGSIEVSANMPRGTVFSLFIPETGNVLRPVSTLEDQNYAT; encoded by the coding sequence ATGAAAATATCTTTTCAAATAAAACTATTTATTTCTCTGGTGCTTTTTTTATCCGGCCTTTTCGTCTTGCTGGGCGTTTATTATTACAAGGATGTTGGCCGGCAGCTATACCAGGAAATGAGCGCAAGAGCAAAAATACAGGCGGAGGAAATAGCGATTATCCCCAATTTGCGCCAGGCGGTTGCGGCAAAAGATATTCCGGCGATCACGCAATTTATGCATAAATTGGCTGCTCACAGCGATGCCAGCTTTATTGTTATCGGTGATAATCAAGGCATGCATTTATTTCATTCCGTCCATGCGGATGTCGTCGGGAAAACGCTGATTGGCGGCGACAACGAAGAGGTATTGCAGGGGAAAAGCATCACCACCATCCGTAAAGGTGGGTTAGGCATTTCACTGCGCAGCAAAGCGCCGATTTTTGACGATAACGGGCGCGTGGTGGGCATTGTTTCGGTAGGGTATCTGACCAGCTATCTCGACAACATTACGTTTGGCAAAGTGATCGACATTTTTATCGCGGCGGTGTTGCTGCTGGCGGCGCTGTTCATTTTTTCCTGGTTTTTTACCCGCAGCATCAAAAAGCAGATCTTCTCGCTGGAGCCGCGCGAAATCGGCCTGCTGGTGCGCCAGCAAAAAGCGATGATGGAGTCGATCTACGAAGGGGTGATTGCCATCGACGGTGAATCGCGTATTGAAGTGATTAACCAGGCCGCGCGCAAACTGTTGGGGTTAAGCCAGCCCACGCGCGCGCTGCGTGGGCTGACAATCGGCGAGGTGATTGTGCCGGTGCCGTTCTTCGTCCATGACGTGATGCTGGAAAAGGACACTCACGATGAGATTTGCTGCTTCAACCAGTTGACGGTGATTGCCAGCCGGGTACGCATTATGCTGGAAGATAAGTTGCAGGGCTGGGTGATCACCTTTCGCGATCGCAATGAAATCGACACCCTTAGCGCGCAGTTGAGCCAGGTAAAACGCTACGTCAATAACCTGCGCATCATGCGCCACGAGCAGCTCAACCGGATGACCACGCTTTCGGGGTTGCTGCATATGGAGCGCTACGACGAAGCGGTGCGATATATTCAGGCGCAGTCGGAACATGCGCAGGAGCTGCTCGACTTTATCTCGTCGCGTTTTCGCTCGCCGACGCTGTGCGGGCTGCTGTTGGGGAAAGCCGCGCGCGCTGGCGAAAAGGGCGTTGAACTGGCCTTTGATCCTGCATGCCGAATGGATCGCGCCTGCCGCCTGCTGGGCGAGGCCGAGCTGATTTCGATCATCGGTAATCTGCTGGACAACGCCATCGAAGCGACGCAGCGCGCCGTGCTGCCGCACGAGCCGGTGGAAGTGCTGATTCTGCTCAATGAGCGGGAATTGATTATTGAAGTGGCGGATCGCGGGGTGGGAATCGATCCGTCTATCCGTGAACATATTTTTGAGCGCGGAATGACCACCAAACGCAGCGGCGATCACGGTATCGGCCTGTATCTGATCGCCAGCTATGTCACGCAGTCGGGCGGTTCGATTGAGGTTTCCGCCAACATGCCGCGCGGCACGGTTTTTTCTTTGTTTATTCCTGAAACGGGCAACGTCTTGCGTCCCGTATCGACCCTGGAAGATCAGAATTATGCAACATGA
- a CDS encoding GntR family transcriptional regulator, with protein MIGAKATYFTEDKDDHIYNALVKAIVEHRLLPGNKLPEEALAETFGVSRTGIRRVLQRLAAVQLVTQLPKRGAQVATPGEAEARDVFTTRKMLECANLPQIVANCRAEHLLMIETIVAQEKQAHQDQDGAAAIRLSAAFHVQLQAIAGNGVLTETVSQLTLRSSLAIAAYGTPWQQGCRCHDHSDLLALLRAGDTSGLAAQMAHHFDDIVASLRFTHDMDGTPDFASIFAASQPQDAL; from the coding sequence ATGATCGGCGCCAAAGCCACCTACTTTACTGAAGATAAAGACGATCACATTTACAATGCGCTGGTGAAAGCGATAGTGGAGCACCGGCTGTTGCCGGGCAATAAACTGCCGGAAGAGGCGCTGGCGGAAACCTTTGGCGTGAGCCGCACCGGTATCCGCCGGGTATTGCAGCGCCTTGCCGCAGTGCAATTGGTGACGCAATTGCCCAAGCGTGGTGCACAGGTTGCCACGCCGGGCGAAGCAGAAGCGCGCGACGTGTTTACCACGCGCAAGATGCTGGAATGCGCCAACCTGCCGCAGATCGTGGCGAACTGCCGGGCTGAGCATTTGCTGATGATCGAGACGATCGTGGCGCAGGAAAAGCAGGCGCATCAGGATCAGGACGGCGCGGCGGCGATTCGCCTGTCGGCCGCGTTCCACGTGCAGTTACAGGCCATCGCCGGCAACGGCGTGCTCACCGAGACGGTCTCTCAACTGACGCTGCGCTCCTCGCTGGCGATTGCCGCCTACGGTACCCCGTGGCAGCAGGGCTGCCGCTGCCACGATCACAGCGATCTGCTGGCGTTGCTACGTGCCGGCGATACCTCCGGCCTGGCGGCGCAGATGGCGCATCACTTCGATGATATCGTCGCCAGCCTGCGCTTCACGCACGACATGGACGGCACGCCGGACTTCGCCAGCATCTTTGCCGCCAGCCAGCCGCAGGATGCGCTATGA
- a CDS encoding aspartate/glutamate racemase family protein: MNAPCVIQVINPNTSPEMTETIGAAARAVAVPGTEILAVCSAHGAPSIEGHFDEAIATIGVLQQVKAGREAGVQGHIIACFGDPGLLAARELASAPVVGIAEAAMHTATLLATRFSIVTTLPRTLIIARHLLHQYGFERHCAALHAIDLPVLALEDGSGLAQQRVREQCLQVKQRDGSGAIVLGCGGMATLARELTQELGMPVIDGVSAAVKMIESLHGLGLQTSKHGDLDYPLTKPLSGMFGRFNS; this comes from the coding sequence ATGAACGCCCCCTGCGTGATCCAGGTGATCAACCCCAACACCAGCCCGGAAATGACCGAAACCATCGGCGCGGCCGCCCGTGCCGTCGCCGTACCCGGCACCGAGATCCTCGCAGTGTGTTCAGCGCACGGGGCGCCTTCCATTGAAGGGCATTTTGACGAAGCGATCGCCACGATCGGCGTGCTGCAACAGGTGAAAGCGGGGCGTGAGGCCGGCGTTCAGGGCCATATCATCGCCTGTTTCGGCGATCCGGGCCTGCTGGCGGCGCGGGAATTGGCGAGCGCGCCGGTGGTGGGCATTGCCGAAGCCGCGATGCATACGGCGACGCTGCTGGCTACACGGTTTTCCATCGTGACTACGCTGCCGCGCACCTTGATCATCGCGCGCCATTTGCTGCACCAGTACGGCTTTGAGCGCCACTGCGCCGCGCTGCACGCTATCGATCTGCCGGTGCTGGCGCTGGAAGACGGCAGCGGCCTGGCGCAGCAGCGGGTACGTGAACAGTGCCTGCAGGTAAAACAGCGCGACGGCAGCGGGGCGATCGTGCTGGGCTGCGGCGGCATGGCTACCCTGGCGCGGGAACTGACGCAGGAGCTGGGGATGCCGGTGATCGACGGCGTCAGCGCCGCGGTGAAAATGATCGAATCGTTGCACGGCCTGGGCTTGCAAACCAGTAAACATGGCGATCTGGACTACCCGTTAACCAAGCCGTTATCCGGGATGTTTGGCCGTTTTAATTCGTA